From one Flavobacterium kingsejongi genomic stretch:
- the pyrE gene encoding orotate phosphoribosyltransferase has protein sequence MIFNKDTAQKTAELLLQINAIKLNPKNPFTWASGWKSPIYCDNRIILSFPAIRNYIRDEFSKNIEKQFGKPDVIAGVATGAIGIGILVAESLGLPFVYVRPEPKKHGRQNQVEGFLQKGQNVVVVEDLISTGNSSLQAVTALREAGANIKGMAAIFTYGFDVATENFKKANLDLYTLSNYDALLEQAVTQRYIQKEEQETLSEWRVNPSIWGV, from the coding sequence ATGATTTTTAATAAAGATACAGCTCAGAAAACTGCTGAATTGCTTTTGCAAATAAATGCAATTAAATTGAATCCGAAAAATCCTTTTACATGGGCTTCGGGTTGGAAATCCCCTATTTATTGCGACAACCGCATAATCCTCTCATTCCCAGCCATACGGAATTACATTCGTGATGAATTTTCTAAAAACATAGAAAAACAATTCGGAAAACCGGATGTCATTGCTGGTGTTGCTACCGGTGCTATCGGAATCGGGATATTGGTTGCGGAATCATTAGGGCTTCCTTTTGTATATGTACGACCGGAACCTAAAAAACACGGCCGTCAAAACCAGGTGGAAGGTTTTTTGCAAAAAGGCCAAAATGTGGTAGTGGTTGAAGACTTAATCAGTACAGGAAATAGTAGCCTGCAAGCCGTTACCGCTTTACGCGAAGCCGGAGCAAACATCAAAGGGATGGCCGCTATTTTCACCTACGGATTTGACGTCGCTACAGAAAATTTCAAAAAAGCCAATCTTGACCTATACACCCTGAGCAATTATGATGCTTTATTGGAACAGGCAGTTACACAACGCTATATCCAGAAAGAAGAACAGGAAACACTCAGCGAATGGCGTGTGAACCCTTCTATTTGGGGCGTATAA
- the ftsH gene encoding ATP-dependent zinc metalloprotease FtsH, producing the protein MAKDKDPKPSRIKISPWWIYGGILGIFLIASYFNNSNWQEPIQTNISQFQKYLDNGDVNKVIIVNKTQADVYLKPSALEKPEFSKIPKKNLLNKENTGPHFSFSIGNDQIFENKLIEATKEGKLSSYEIQSNPNYFMDILGFILPIIVLVVIWIFLMRKMSGGAAGGGGGQIFNIGKSKAKLFDEKTDIKTTFKDVAGLEGAKEEIQEIVEFLKNPQKYTNLGGKIPKGALLVGPPGTGKTLLAKAVAGEAQVPFFSLSGSDFVEMFVGVGASRVRDLFKQAKEKSPAIIFIDEIDAVGRARGKNNMSGSNDERENTLNQLLTEMDGFGTNTSVIVLAATNRADVLDKALMRAGRFDRQIFVDLPDIRERQEIFEVHLAPLKKAEGLDTSFLAKQTPGFSGADIANVCNEAALIAARYDKQAVDKQDFLDAVDRIVGGLEKKNKIISPEEKRAIAIHEAGHATVSWMLEHAAPLIKVTIVPRGQSLGAAWYLPEERQIVRPDQMLDEMCATMGGRAAEKVAFNRISTGALSDLEKVTKQARAMVTIYGLNEKLGNITYYDSSGQNEYGFTKPYSEETAKIIDQEISILIEAQYHRAIAILEENKDKLYQLADILIDKEVIFKDDLENIFGKRPFDKNLQEETTL; encoded by the coding sequence ATGGCTAAAGATAAAGATCCGAAACCTTCAAGAATTAAAATAAGCCCTTGGTGGATTTATGGCGGAATTTTAGGAATATTCTTAATTGCAAGCTATTTTAATAATTCCAACTGGCAGGAACCTATTCAGACTAACATTTCCCAATTCCAAAAATACCTGGACAACGGAGATGTTAACAAGGTGATCATCGTTAACAAAACACAGGCGGACGTTTATTTAAAGCCCAGTGCTTTAGAAAAACCCGAATTCAGTAAAATCCCTAAAAAGAATTTATTAAACAAAGAAAACACAGGCCCTCACTTTAGTTTTTCAATTGGTAATGATCAGATTTTTGAAAACAAACTGATTGAAGCGACAAAAGAAGGCAAACTATCGTCCTACGAAATACAGTCGAATCCGAACTACTTCATGGATATCCTTGGGTTCATTTTACCCATTATTGTCCTGGTAGTAATCTGGATCTTCCTGATGCGTAAAATGTCAGGTGGTGCTGCCGGTGGTGGTGGCGGCCAGATTTTCAATATTGGTAAATCGAAAGCAAAATTATTTGACGAAAAGACCGATATCAAAACAACGTTTAAGGATGTTGCAGGATTAGAAGGTGCGAAAGAGGAAATACAGGAAATCGTTGAATTCCTTAAAAATCCACAAAAATACACCAACCTTGGAGGTAAAATCCCAAAAGGCGCGCTATTGGTAGGTCCTCCGGGAACCGGAAAAACCTTGTTAGCCAAAGCAGTAGCAGGCGAAGCACAAGTTCCTTTCTTTTCGCTTTCAGGTTCTGATTTCGTTGAAATGTTTGTAGGTGTTGGTGCTTCAAGAGTACGTGACCTTTTCAAGCAAGCTAAGGAGAAATCCCCGGCAATCATCTTCATTGATGAGATTGATGCAGTAGGACGTGCCCGTGGAAAAAACAACATGTCAGGTTCTAATGATGAGCGTGAAAACACACTGAATCAGTTGTTGACAGAAATGGATGGTTTTGGCACGAATACAAGCGTAATTGTATTAGCCGCTACCAACCGTGCAGATGTATTAGATAAAGCATTAATGCGTGCTGGTCGTTTTGACAGGCAAATCTTTGTAGACCTTCCGGATATCCGTGAGCGTCAGGAAATTTTTGAAGTACATTTAGCCCCGTTGAAAAAAGCAGAAGGACTGGATACCAGTTTTCTTGCAAAGCAAACTCCTGGTTTTTCCGGAGCTGATATTGCCAATGTCTGTAATGAAGCAGCACTTATCGCAGCCCGTTATGACAAACAGGCGGTAGACAAACAGGATTTCCTGGATGCGGTAGACCGTATTGTAGGAGGTTTGGAAAAGAAAAACAAAATCATCTCTCCAGAAGAGAAAAGAGCTATTGCGATTCACGAAGCAGGCCACGCTACAGTAAGCTGGATGCTGGAACATGCCGCACCGCTTATCAAGGTTACTATTGTTCCCCGTGGACAAAGCCTTGGAGCTGCCTGGTATCTTCCGGAAGAAAGACAAATTGTACGTCCGGATCAGATGCTGGATGAAATGTGCGCTACTATGGGTGGTCGTGCTGCTGAAAAAGTAGCCTTTAACCGAATTTCTACAGGAGCACTGAGTGATTTGGAAAAAGTAACCAAACAGGCACGTGCGATGGTAACTATTTATGGACTGAATGAAAAATTAGGTAACATTACTTATTATGATTCTTCAGGACAAAATGAATACGGTTTTACAAAACCTTACTCAGAAGAGACTGCAAAAATAATTGACCAGGAGATTTCTATTCTAATTGAAGCGCAATACCACAGAGCTATCGCAATTCTTGAAGAAAACAAAGATAAACTGTACCAATTAGCCGATATTCTGATTGACAAAGAAGTAATTTTTAAAGACGATTTGGAGAATATCTTTGGAAAAAGACCGTTTGACAAAAATCTGCAGGAAGAAACTACATTATAA
- a CDS encoding lactate utilization protein B/C, which yields MSLFKKLFGASGESSNDDKDNDYNPFQADSSIPIDERFTSNFKKNGGKFLYCENINEVRDQFENILEENDWFESEVLCFDSKLYSFLDENKLTYNAPAQPKFFFATCENLIAEEGSVLFSSKQIKQNKPNELPVNIIIFATTSQIIEGTSDGLREIKKKYEKDYPTNITTIKYFEKAKEEDFLHYGSSAKNLYLLLLEDL from the coding sequence ATGAGTCTTTTTAAAAAACTTTTTGGCGCTTCAGGAGAATCATCCAATGATGACAAGGATAATGACTACAATCCTTTTCAAGCAGATTCTTCTATTCCAATCGATGAGCGCTTTACCTCAAACTTCAAAAAAAACGGCGGCAAATTTTTGTACTGTGAAAACATTAATGAAGTACGGGATCAGTTTGAAAATATTTTAGAAGAGAATGACTGGTTTGAATCTGAAGTATTGTGTTTTGATTCGAAGCTTTACAGCTTCCTTGATGAAAACAAATTAACGTATAACGCACCAGCACAACCCAAATTTTTCTTTGCTACCTGCGAAAACCTGATTGCCGAAGAAGGATCTGTACTTTTCTCTTCCAAGCAAATCAAGCAGAACAAACCCAATGAATTGCCGGTAAATATTATTATTTTTGCAACAACCAGCCAGATCATTGAAGGGACCAGTGATGGTTTACGGGAAATTAAGAAAAAATACGAAAAAGACTACCCTACCAATATCACCACAATAAAATATTTTGAAAAGGCAAAAGAAGAGGATTTTTTGCATTACGGAAGTTCCGCAAAAAACCTGTATTTATTGCTATTAGAAGATCTATAA
- a CDS encoding biotin--[acetyl-CoA-carboxylase] ligase, which yields MNIIKLDAISSTNDYLKKLMSRQYVENFTIVTAENQTQGKGQMGAVWNVEPGKNLTFSVLVRDFLLDIGEIFNLNRVVAVSIVEALETFQIPDLSIKWPNDIMAGNKKVGGILIENTIKNNGEIFSVVGIGLNVNQKDFSNLPKAASLSVIKGMEFDKQAVFYEIAENLKQNMAAILHKNTLVFLEKYDARLYKKGVPMPFQDLAGKQFMGIIRQVSPTGKLEVIDENEIIRYYDIKEIQMLY from the coding sequence ATGAATATTATCAAACTCGATGCCATTAGTTCTACAAATGACTACCTTAAAAAGTTAATGTCGAGACAGTATGTGGAAAACTTTACGATAGTAACAGCCGAAAACCAGACACAGGGCAAAGGGCAGATGGGGGCTGTGTGGAATGTAGAGCCTGGTAAGAATCTGACGTTTAGTGTTTTGGTTCGGGATTTTTTGCTGGATATCGGAGAGATATTCAATCTGAACCGGGTAGTTGCTGTAAGCATCGTAGAAGCATTGGAAACTTTTCAAATTCCTGATTTATCGATCAAATGGCCTAACGACATTATGGCAGGCAATAAAAAGGTTGGTGGCATATTGATAGAGAACACCATAAAGAATAATGGTGAGATCTTTTCGGTAGTAGGAATTGGGCTCAATGTGAATCAGAAAGATTTTTCAAACCTCCCCAAAGCCGCATCGCTTAGCGTGATTAAAGGCATGGAGTTCGACAAACAGGCCGTTTTTTATGAAATAGCAGAAAACCTGAAACAGAATATGGCTGCTATACTACACAAGAATACCCTTGTTTTTTTAGAAAAATACGATGCGAGATTATATAAAAAAGGTGTGCCAATGCCCTTTCAGGATTTGGCAGGGAAGCAGTTCATGGGGATCATCCGACAGGTCTCACCTACAGGAAAACTGGAGGTAATCGATGAAAATGAAATTATCCGCTATTATGATATCAAAGAAATCCAGATGTTGTACTAA
- a CDS encoding NUDIX hydrolase, whose translation MYKVFVNDKPLFLTNQIIKETDFQFFLLESVDIEQIIVKMFQDKIQKAFLYDADEKEIMKKLKAKIPVNKAGGGLVYNKKGEVLFIFRNGKWDLPKGGTEKAEDITDTAMREVEEETGVNQLRITEKLQKTYHVFRRNGKYKLKITHWFKMETDFEGTPKGQIEEGIEKVAWLNPEQIREALTNSYENIKLLFDVDVEEMKQAASDK comes from the coding sequence ATGTATAAAGTTTTTGTGAACGACAAACCTCTTTTTCTAACAAATCAAATCATAAAAGAAACCGATTTTCAGTTTTTTTTACTTGAAAGTGTTGATATAGAGCAAATTATTGTAAAAATGTTTCAGGATAAAATTCAGAAAGCTTTTTTATATGACGCGGATGAAAAGGAAATCATGAAGAAATTAAAAGCTAAAATCCCTGTAAATAAAGCTGGCGGCGGCTTGGTATACAATAAAAAAGGAGAGGTGCTTTTTATTTTTAGGAACGGAAAATGGGATTTGCCGAAAGGCGGAACAGAAAAAGCCGAGGATATTACCGATACGGCCATGCGGGAAGTGGAAGAAGAAACGGGCGTCAATCAGTTGCGGATTACCGAAAAACTGCAAAAGACCTATCATGTATTCCGGCGTAATGGAAAGTACAAGCTAAAAATCACGCATTGGTTTAAAATGGAAACGGATTTTGAAGGAACCCCCAAAGGGCAAATCGAAGAAGGAATCGAAAAAGTAGCCTGGCTGAATCCGGAGCAAATCCGGGAAGCGCTAACCAATTCATATGAGAATATAAAGCTGTTATTTGATGTGGATGTGGAAGAAATGAAACAGGCAGCTTCCGATAAATAG
- a CDS encoding DEAD/DEAH box helicase → MKKNDSHTTILQNLGIQALNTMQETAGTAIVQDTNVVLLSPTGSGKTLAFLLPLLTLLDPEVSSVQCLILVPSRELALQIEQVWKKLKTDYKVNVCYGGHSLDTEIKNLSNPPAVLIGTPGRIADHIDRGNFKTDRIKTLILDEFDKSLQLGFHDEMSFIIGNLKKLSKRVLVSATSEIEIPKYTGVVTPTVLDFIVEEEPTNLTEKIVISKEKDKINTLFQLLCSLKSESALIFCNHRDAAERISDALNEKGIYSTYYHGGMNQDERERALIQFRNKSVSYLITTDLAARGLDIPEMKHVIHYHLPAKEEEYTHRNGRTARMLASGTAYLLFHDSEKRPDYISGSLPVLTLPAQSQLPKPPEFQTLYISGGKKNKLNKIDIVGFFSQKGKLEKGNLGLIEVKDFISFAAVKYGKVRELLQNIREEKMKGRKYKIEVARKVIKTEEK, encoded by the coding sequence ATGAAAAAGAATGACTCTCACACTACGATACTCCAGAATTTAGGAATCCAGGCACTAAATACCATGCAGGAAACTGCCGGAACCGCAATTGTACAAGATACTAATGTGGTACTGCTTTCTCCTACAGGATCCGGTAAAACACTGGCTTTCCTGTTGCCTTTACTCACGTTGCTTGACCCGGAGGTTTCTTCGGTACAATGCCTTATTCTGGTGCCTTCAAGGGAATTAGCATTACAGATTGAACAGGTCTGGAAGAAGCTAAAAACCGATTATAAGGTCAATGTTTGTTATGGAGGGCACTCGCTGGATACGGAGATCAAAAACCTGAGCAATCCACCAGCAGTATTAATTGGTACACCGGGAAGGATTGCCGATCATATTGATCGTGGAAATTTTAAAACAGACCGTATTAAAACGCTGATCCTGGATGAATTTGACAAATCACTGCAACTGGGCTTTCACGATGAAATGTCTTTTATCATTGGAAATCTAAAAAAACTGAGTAAACGTGTTTTGGTTTCGGCTACTTCAGAAATTGAAATCCCGAAATATACGGGTGTGGTAACACCTACGGTTTTGGATTTTATTGTGGAAGAAGAACCGACAAACCTGACGGAGAAAATTGTCATATCAAAAGAAAAAGACAAGATTAATACGCTTTTTCAACTGTTGTGCTCCCTGAAATCGGAATCGGCATTGATTTTTTGCAACCACCGGGATGCTGCAGAGCGTATTAGTGATGCCTTAAACGAAAAAGGTATTTATTCGACCTACTATCATGGTGGGATGAACCAGGATGAAAGAGAACGCGCCCTGATCCAGTTTCGAAATAAAAGTGTTTCCTATCTTATTACGACCGATCTTGCCGCCCGTGGGCTTGATATTCCGGAAATGAAACATGTGATCCACTACCACCTGCCGGCCAAAGAAGAGGAATATACCCACCGGAATGGAAGAACAGCCCGTATGCTGGCTTCCGGAACCGCCTATTTGCTGTTTCATGACAGTGAGAAACGTCCTGATTATATTTCGGGATCGCTTCCTGTACTCACACTTCCGGCCCAGTCACAACTTCCGAAACCACCGGAATTTCAAACGCTTTATATCAGTGGCGGTAAAAAGAACAAACTGAATAAAATTGATATTGTAGGTTTCTTTTCGCAAAAAGGAAAACTGGAAAAAGGGAATTTAGGGCTTATCGAAGTGAAGGATTTTATCTCTTTTGCTGCGGTAAAATATGGTAAGGTCAGAGAATTACTGCAAAATATCCGGGAAGAAAAAATGAAAGGCCGCAAATATAAAATTGAAGTGGCCCGTAAAGTGATTAAAACAGAAGAAAAATAA
- the rsfS gene encoding ribosome silencing factor, whose product MAKKNINNDDLLANIIKGIEEVKGNDIDILDLREIENTVCDYFVICNGNSNTQVNAIVNSIQKVVSKSLKDKPWHVEGTDNSEWVLMDYVNIVVHVFQKHIREYYDIESLWGDAKITTIENKY is encoded by the coding sequence ATGGCGAAAAAAAATATAAACAATGATGATTTATTGGCTAACATCATTAAAGGAATTGAAGAAGTAAAAGGTAATGATATTGACATTCTGGATTTAAGAGAAATCGAAAACACCGTGTGCGATTATTTTGTAATCTGCAACGGTAACTCCAATACACAGGTTAACGCAATCGTTAATTCTATCCAAAAAGTAGTTTCCAAAAGTTTAAAAGACAAGCCCTGGCATGTGGAAGGAACCGACAACTCGGAATGGGTCCTTATGGACTATGTAAACATCGTTGTGCATGTTTTCCAGAAGCATATCCGGGAGTATTATGACATTGAAAGCCTTTGGGGTGATGCTAAAATCACAACAATAGAAAACAAATACTAA
- a CDS encoding orotate phosphoribosyltransferase, whose product MNLESPKVTVKKPAQYLFDALTDVKNFEKLMPDNISKFEVTGEDSFIFGLKGMPEIKLKMKDKTAPSKIILGAASDKLPFTLTGNIDAISENSSAVQLHFDGEFNAMMAMMVKGPISKFIETLVSNMHKL is encoded by the coding sequence ATGAACTTAGAAAGCCCTAAAGTAACCGTTAAAAAACCGGCTCAGTATCTTTTTGATGCTTTGACAGACGTGAAGAATTTTGAAAAATTGATGCCGGATAATATCTCCAAATTCGAGGTAACCGGTGAAGACTCTTTTATCTTCGGATTAAAAGGCATGCCTGAGATCAAATTAAAAATGAAAGATAAAACGGCTCCTTCGAAAATTATCCTTGGTGCTGCCAGCGACAAGCTGCCTTTTACACTTACTGGAAACATTGATGCTATCAGCGAAAACTCCAGTGCTGTACAATTGCATTTTGACGGTGAATTCAACGCGATGATGGCGATGATGGTCAAAGGGCCTATTTCAAAATTTATTGAAACCCTGGTGAGCAATATGCACAAATTATAA
- a CDS encoding phosphatidate cytidylyltransferase, whose amino-acid sequence MRETLIRTLSGLIYILLLLTAILITENGISFIILFGIFMLIAVIEFCNLTHLSKTLPIAIALVFYTLFSFYTSFDATTTLLIVAASLFVSVKLLYFLFDNRPQKTDQLSKFVNLIGYIVLPITLITKLPFINSVYTPGIIIGIFILMWTNDTFAYIVGKSIGKRKLFERISPKKTTEGFFGGIIFTLLFSFIIAHYLNQPNYIWMATALIISIFGTFGDLIESKFKRIAGVKDSGKIMPGHGGILDRLDSIIFVSPILFLFYQIINYVS is encoded by the coding sequence ATGCGTGAAACTCTCATAAGGACATTATCGGGTCTTATTTATATCCTTTTATTACTTACCGCGATATTGATTACCGAAAACGGAATAAGCTTTATTATTCTTTTTGGTATCTTCATGCTCATTGCTGTAATTGAGTTTTGTAATCTCACCCACCTAAGTAAAACACTACCGATCGCCATTGCTTTGGTATTTTATACGCTGTTTTCATTTTATACTTCTTTTGATGCCACCACTACATTGCTCATTGTAGCCGCATCCCTTTTTGTATCCGTAAAACTTTTGTACTTTCTTTTTGATAACCGGCCGCAAAAAACCGACCAGCTGTCAAAATTTGTCAATCTCATCGGCTATATCGTTTTACCCATAACATTAATCACCAAACTTCCATTCATCAATAGTGTTTATACTCCGGGTATCATCATTGGAATTTTCATACTGATGTGGACTAACGATACTTTTGCTTATATCGTTGGAAAATCGATCGGAAAAAGAAAGCTATTTGAGCGCATTTCCCCTAAAAAGACCACGGAAGGTTTCTTTGGTGGCATTATATTTACTTTATTATTTAGTTTTATAATTGCGCATTACCTGAACCAGCCCAACTATATTTGGATGGCTACTGCGCTTATCATTAGTATTTTCGGTACTTTTGGGGATCTAATTGAATCTAAATTCAAACGCATTGCTGGCGTAAAAGACAGCGGAAAAATTATGCCGGGCCATGGAGGTATCCTGGATCGCCTGGATAGTATTATATTTGTATCACCTATTTTGTTTTTGTTTTACCAAATCATAAATTATGTTTCATAA